From a single Labrus bergylta chromosome 14, fLabBer1.1, whole genome shotgun sequence genomic region:
- the alkbh4 gene encoding alpha-ketoglutarate-dependent dioxygenase alkB homolog 4, which translates to MMAPDSRDGTSSCACKGIRRCLICEHLTGKGQLEANKPKIVHHFLYNPETKLAEDAEGASFTFPGVFLWENFISEEEEKELLNHIDQDVWNESQSGRRKQDFGPKVNFKKRKVRFGGFSGLPALSQKLVLRMKLEPSLSDFQPVEQCNLDYHPQRGSAIDPHLDDSWLWGERLVTINMLSNTTLTMSLEEGLPGFGLAEEVQVAVHLPRRSLVVLYGEARHRWKHAIHREDVHERRVCSTYRELSSEFLPGGQQAELGAQLLNIALSFKGTPI; encoded by the exons ATGATGGCTCCTGACAGCAGGGACGGCACTTCTTCATGTGCTTGTAAAGGAATAAGGCGGTGTCTGATATGCGAACATTTAACAGGAAAGGGACAGTTGGAGGCAAATAAACCAAAG atTGTGCATCATTTCCTCTACAATCCTGAGACGAAGCTTGCAGAAGATGCAGAGGGTGCATCCTTCACGTTTCCTGGTGTCTTCCTGTGGGAGAACTTTATATccgaagaggaggagaaggagctgcTAAACCACATCGACCAGGATGTGTGGAATGAGTCGCAGTCCGGTCGAAGGAAACAG GACTTTGGACCAAAAGTGAacttcaagaaaagaaaagtgcgTTTTGGTGGCTTCAGTGGACTTCCCGCCTTGAGTCAAAAACTCGTGCTCCGGATGAAGCTAGAGCCAAGTCTATCAGACTTTCAACCTGTGGAGCAGTGCAATCTGGATTATCATCCTCAGCGAGGTTCTGCCATCGATCCACACCTGGACGACTCGTGGCTGTGGGGGGAGCGCTTGGTCACCATCAACATGTTATCGAACACCACACTCACCATGTCCCTTGAAGAGGGTCTGCCAGGGTTCGGCTTAGCAGAGGAAGTCCAGGTAGCTGTGCATCTTCCTCGCAGATCTTTAGTGGTGTTATACGGCGAGGCACGGCATAGATGGAAACATGCCATTCACAGGGAGGACGTTCATGAGCGCAGAGTCTGCAGCACCTACAGAGAGCTTTCTTCAGAGTTCCTACCTGGAGGGCAGCAGGCAGAGCTGGGAGCTCAGCTGTTGAACATTGCTTTGAGCTTCAAAGGAACCCCAATATAG